The Penaeus monodon isolate SGIC_2016 chromosome 1, NSTDA_Pmon_1, whole genome shotgun sequence DNA window aatgaaactaactaaatgaaactagtttcattttctactgtggctgtttctcttttcatatatatgtatgtatgtatatatatacatatataaatacacacacacacacacacacacacacacacacacacacaccacacacacaccacacacatatatatatatatatatatatattatatatatatatatatatatatatatatatatatatatatatatatatatatattggtgtgtgtgtgtgtgtgtgtgtgtgtgtttgtgtgtgtatatctgtgtatatatatatatatatatatatatatatatctatatatatatatatatatatctatatttatatatatatatatatatatatatatatatatatattatatatatatatatatatatatatatatatataacctttagcTATTCAAAATAATTACATCTTCTACTAATCTCCCCTTCTCTAATATTCACATTTCGACTATGATCATTTTGACCATAAGAGTCCCTCCTATAACATATTGGCAGTAAACCTCGGAAACAGCAAACAGAGATCCTTCCCCCGATTTGCCTTTTATCTTCTCACTATCACCGTGACTAGCTCGTAACGAGTACTCTTACGGGAAAAGGCCAGTCCCGGAGCTCAGTAAGAGGTGTAGCGTGAGCGAGCCAAGGTGGGGTCTTCGGCATCTCTTGCGGACACGGTCTTCGGGGGACAGAGCCATTAGCCTTGAGGAATCGCCTGTTGGTCTTGGGGATGGTGGCGGCTTCCCACTCCTCCAGTGCTGCTTGCGACTCTTGAGGGGCGTGTTGCGAGATAGAGAGACATTCAGTTGTTGGATTGTGCAAGTATGTCGATATTGAAAAGGTTCTGCGTGACATTGGGCgtgattttaattttcttaaataaatgTATAGACTTTATTGGCATCTGTAAGGGACATGGGTTATTTCTTTACCCAGTCGTTACTGAggaaatgttaataaaaacatattCCTGTAACCCCagctattaatacatatatatatatagttcaatataaaatacatcaattactgaataaaaaaaaaaaaaaaacataatatatatatatatatatatatatatatatatatatatatatatatatatatatatatatatatatatatatatatatatatatataacctatacacAGTGAGGtatgagaagagaaataaacgCATGGATATTGTTGATAACCACCTgatgattttagttttctcttcatattttatatctaagTTAAGTCTTCGatcatatgcatttatttttatatttaaaacaactGCAAACTCATCATTTCAGTCCAATAACACCCGGCTTTATTCGTGGAAAGATCCAATGGGGAATGATTTAAGAATGACTTTACATGTCTAGATGTtccattcttacatatatatatatatatatatatataatatatatacaatatatatatataatatatatatatatatatatatatatatatatatatcacacaccacacacacacacacacacacgcacaacacaacaccaacacacacacacacacacacacacacacacacacacacatatatatatatatatatatatatatatatattatatatatatatatatatatatatatatatatatatatatgctttatgtaCAATAATggattttatattagtataatatattttatatatatatatatatatatatatatatatatatatatgtttgtgatgaTGTTTTGATTGTTGTGTCTAATggaattattatgtgtatatattgtgttagtatagtatttttattgatgtgtgtttgtgttgtgttatggttttatgtttgttgtatatatgtgttatatgtatgtgtttttgatatgtgtgtgtgtgtgtgtgtgtgtgtgtgtgtgtgtgtgtgtgtgtgtgtgtgtgtgtgtgtgtgtgtgtgtgtgtgtgtgtgtgtgtgtaatccacaATCAACTTACCTACCTTCCACAACAATTTCTCTTCCAGCAAAAGCATTCACAATGACCCAGAAGAAAAAGTTTATAAACGGAGGGCTGAAACCACAGATCTTGCCCACGACACACAGCAGAGCTGCAACGAGGGCGAAAGAAGATGAAGTTTTATCTCTCCTCACAGAAGGCGAAGCAGAAGATACAATCTGTGGATTAGGATCTTGTAAGCCCACGTGGTTGCAGGTAAGGCAAGTAGgatgacagaaaagagaaaagtttatAGAATAGACGGCCCTAGGACATATTTACAGAAAACGGAGATACCTATCCTACTTACAGAAAACGGGATATTCTAGGGAGACTTCTTTAatcgaattgtgtgtgtgtgtgtgtgtgtgtgtgtgtgtgtgtgtgtgtgtgtgtgtgtgtgtgtgtgtgtgtctgtgtctattgTAGGAATAGATGTAATTatggtttatttttaataatagttactgttattatattcgtCGTCGCCTTTAATATTTGTGACATAAATGCTCAAgcaagaaatcacacacacacacacacacacacacacacacacacacacacacacacacacacacacacacacacacacacacacacacacacacacacacacacacacacacacacacacacacacacacacacactacacaaacacatatatatacatacgcatatgtgtgtgtgtgtgtttgtgtgtgtgtgtgtgtgaatgtatatatacatatatatatatatatatatatatatatatatatatatatatatatatatatatatatatatatatatatgcacatatatgtatatgtataattacatacatatttgcttgcacatacatatatatatgtaggcatataaaCACGCACAATCTGCTCAGTCTAAAACTGCACACCCCATCTTCTGTTGCAGTTTCTGGCCCGCAAAGAGTGTTACTTGTTGGTCTACTGCGGAATAGCGCTGATTCAAGGCATGTTCTTCACCTACACTGTCTCTGTTATCTCTACAATCGAGAAAAGGTTCAAGCTCACAAGCAAGGAGTCGGGTAGGtctaaagttttttcttttcttatataagcCTGAAGAATCATTTATTCTAACAAAATTAGGaaagatgtttttaaaattttgccttGGTTGTCTGTTGAGAAGGAAAACATTACGTTGTAGCAAAGAGTAACGCAATCAAAATTGTCTTCAGGTGCCTTCCTCTCGGGAAACGACATATCCCAGGTCATCTTGGCCATGTTCCTGGGCTATTATGGCAACTTCGGCCACCGACCACGCTggatgggcgtgggcgtgatgTTCGCAGCAGCATCGTGCTTCATGGCGCTTCTGCCTCACCTTCTGTATGGGCCCGGCCAGGAGGCCATCGATCTAGCTGAGGCCTCGAGCTCGGCTGCAACCACACTCCTGGCAAATGTTTCAAACGTCGCGTCTCAGAAAAGTAGCGtttcttggtgtgtgtttttcattgATGAGGAAAGTGTGTTTTTTTGATAAATGTTTCATTGTCTTCTTATGTATACCAGCGACATTCTTGTGATATTTTTCCTAACGCAGAAAAGAATGATCTCTGTTTCTCGCCGTACGAGAGCACATGCACCGGCGAGGACGGGGGAAATTATTCTTACTATGGCGCGGTTGTCATCTTCTTCATCTCGCAGTTCTTCGTGGGCATCGCCATCAGCGTGTTCTTCACCATCGGAGTCACATACCTCGATGACAACATCAGCAAGAAGACCTACCCCATCTATTACGGTAAGAATCATCAGAGGGAGAAATCCTGAAAATCCGTTTCATAAACGAACACGCTCCTACTTATAACATGGGCCGATATTACACGATGCTCGTTCTTTGCTCCAGGCATTAAAACACCTTTCCTTGCACGCTAGCGGCTACGTTGCTCCTGAGGATCCTGGGCCCGGTGCTCGGCTACCTCATGGGTGGGAATTTCCTTTCCATGTGGATCGACCCGACGAAGAGGCCGAACTTGACGCAGCGGGACCCGCGGTGGCTCGGCGCCTGGTGGCTGGGTAAGGTTGGGGGGTTTCAGGCGTACCTTTACTTAATTTGCTAGACTCTCTTTCATTGTTGTTCACCCTCCCATCATTATTTGAATTGGAAAAGTTGAAGATAAATTTTCCatcatgatataatttttttctcaccaTTAGTAAGCACatcatttttagttttaaaagaagTACATATTTACCTATTCACCAATGGTATTCCAGGATTCCTAGTGCTGGGATGTGTGTTGGTAGTGCTGGGGAATCTTTTGTTCCTGTTCCCACGGAAATTACCCGCGACACTGCGACGGGAAGCGAGGGCCATCCTGAAGCAGGCACAGAAGGACTCTGAAGAAGGAGAGAACCGAGGAGTGGAATTCTTCGTCAAAAAGGCAATGGCTAAGAAAGTGGAAAGGAAACCCACGCTTGCAAGTAAATACGGATTAGTCGCAAATTCTGAGTATACATAGGTTCATAGAATGATGGATAGGCCTATTCCTGTCTCAGAATATATTCCTGCTTGTGTGTCCGCGCGCTCGCGCGTGTGCAAGAAGCAATATATTCCCGTTATTTCTCTCACAAACATCATATCCAACTACCCATTTCTTTTACACTCCCtcttaaaaaattcccaaatttccaGACCTTAAGAAGGCCCTAAAGCGAATATTCACCAACAAAATATGGATCGCGAATCTCTTCAACACTACCACCTACATTCTCGCTGTCTCGGGCTACTGGAGCTTCAAGCCCAAGTACCTCGAGAACCAGTTTAGGAAGAGCGCCGCGGAAGCCAACTACTACACGGGTATGTTGCGGCTGACGCAGCGGAGGGAATGGAGATCGATCACTTTAATGCGCATGTAAAAAAGTTTGTGGCTGAGGATTTGCTTCATGTGAGCAtggattatttatctatttattattcttttattttgtttatttgtttattcatttattactgctattattattattatattattattattattattattattattattattattattattattattatcattttgataaagATGTTAATTAATGGAAACCTATTAACCCAATCCAAAATAATgcgttttctctccccccccctggtAACATTGACCTTTTAGACACCGCGTCTGAGTCATGCAACATCCTTTCCCATACGatatttcctccctcactccttctcctgtGACCTCTAAACCCTCAGGCGTCACGAGTCTGGCGTCCGTGATCCTCGGCACTGGTCTCGGCGGGGCGGTGATGAGATGGGCCAGACCGAGTCCCAGGTTCGTCACAGGATACAATATCTTCGTCACGCTGTTTGTGTGCGCTGGCTTCACTTCTCTCATGTTCATCGGCTGTCCCAAATTAGAGGTTGTCGGGCCCGTTGCTGGGTAAggttcttttactcttttttgagGGTTAAGAGAAGGGGAAATTTCTAACGAAGGGGAGTTCAGTTAGTTTAGTTaggattttgagtttttttttttttctttttactgagtTATTCCTTTATGTTAAGACGCCAGAAACGCTCTGACCTAGAtctgcagagaaaaagagagagaggaacaaaaaacCAGTATCCTCATTCCCTCCGTAGGTCGCCATTACCCGGGTGTTCGTCCAACTGCGGGTGTTCTGACAGATTCTCACCTATGTGCTCCGAGGATCAAACTACACTCTTCTACTCTCCTTGCTACGCTGGCTGCACAGCAATCGACACCTCCGTTAGTCCAATCGTAAGTGAGATAAACACGTTAACTAAATCTATACAAGCTTAAGGAAATCTGTGAAATGAGTGGAATTGTTTTCCCCTAAGTTATGGATTGAAAtgtctttttttgttcttgttttctagGTTTATAGTAACTGCAGCTGCATCGCGAACACAACGAACCCTTTTACGGCCTCACATAATGCAACAGGAGACACGGTATGAAATGAAGCACTTTGAATCATATCCTTCAGTTGTCAGGTCTCGCGTTCTTTAGCGATCTTGGAGAGaactattaatatacatttttgttagAATTCTGTGGTAGTGTTTAATATACAAATGCGTATACAAACACATgcggctcttctctctctctcctctctctctcctctctttctctctccctctctctctctctctctctctcctctctctcatctctctctctctctctctctctctctctcctctctctctctctctctctcctcttctctctctctctctctctctctctcttcctcctctcctcctcatctctctctcgtctctctccctctctctctctctcttccctcctctctctctctctctctctctctctctctctctctctctcttctctctctctctctctctctttcttctctctcctttctctctctctccttctctctctctctctctctctctctctctctctctctctctctctctctctctctctctctctctctctctctctctctcctctcctcttctccctctctctctctctgcactagcctccgggctagtacagtggtaacgtgtcggcctctcatccgaggggtcggcggttcgtgccccgcccaggcgcgagaagttgcaattgtcgcccggaggttactgctgtggctggacacCACGTCGGGCAAGTACTTggttcagctgagtcagcagcagctgacacacgtgagcaaaaatcagacagacagtatgtcacacctagaatatccattgtaacaaatggaatcaaaaccaaactttaaacttaaacttaaactctctctctctctctctatatatatatatatatatatatatatatatatatatatatatatatatatatatatatatatatatatatatatatgtatacacacacatacacacacacacatacacgcataaatatatatatatatatatatatatatatatatatatatatatatatatatatatatatatatacatacacacatacacacacatatatactacacaaacgcacacaaggggtgctcattaaagatttcccatgacccacttcccatggacGCACAGGAATGACATGGACCCCACCAAGAGTGACCCACTTCTCAAATCGTTTCATGCAAATATGGACCCCTCTCTTGGAGAAGTCTGCATGTTGCATTTGAAGATATGAAGTGACTTTAGAAATCAGCGTCTCATCATCTTGCAAACGTTTGCCTTTCAAAAATGAGTTCACGGACGGAAAGAGGTGAGAGTCAGATGTTGCAAGCtcaggaggatgagaaaggatgTTTTAGCCACAGGACTGCGTTTTCATCTGGGCAATGCGAGAGTTGTGAACAAGGGCGTTGTTTTATAGTAGGCTGGACACTTTTGGTCAACATTCCTCGCCTCTTGATTTTGATGTTGGACAAGTCATATGATGGGACATCCTCCCcctaagttgctttcatttcatcgaaggtctcttgtggtgtgcggccattcaagaATAAAAGCCTGATtactgctcgatactccactggttccatttccaCATCTTACTGCACCTTCACTGCTGTAACAGTAAACATGTAATAAGTTAAGGACcagaaatcaacacatgacctttAGTGTACCACTGTGCATGGGTCAGGgtaaatctttaatgagcgcctttcgtgtgtatgtgtgtgtagatatatgtatgtatatatatatatatatatatatatatatatatatatatatatatatatatacatatatacacacatatatatacacacaaaagaaaatgaagaaaaaaaacaggtgagaTTGTAATCACATTAAGAAAAGAGGCAGGACTAACCTTGCGTCTGATTGCCCCTTCCTGTTGCGGGCTGCCCGCCGCGttactcttttattgtttttcttgccATTCACTCTGGCTCCGCGCAACCTGATTTTTcaactatctaattatctatctacctacctatttgcgtgtatgtatgtgtgtgcacacacacacacacacacacacacacacacacacacacacacacacacacacacacacacacacacacacacacacacacacacacacacacacacacacacacacacacacctatcgcGGTTTGTATTGGCAGAGCGACGTTCCGTTCGGGAGCGGGGTGAGCGGCTACTGCCCTGAGCCCTGTGACTCCTTCTTCTACTACCTCATCATCAAGATCATCATCAGCACCGTCACAGCCACCGGCAGAGTGGGCAGCAGTGTCATCAATCTACGGTAATGTTACGTTTCTTTATTTagaaatcgtgtttttttttatataggccgTTCGTAGGTGTTCCTTAAGAAGTCTTGATCCCGAGGCAGAATCTTGCagcatatatcatcattaagatTAAACGTCTTATTTACTGTCGCGTGTGTTGATACGCTGATTTTCAACACAATTTCGTGAAATCCTGCCCTGCGTTCCGTTGGAAAATACGCTTTGCTTTTGTGCGCTACACGGGTTACATAATGGTGATTATCCAGTTAACAAACTAGTAAACGAAAACATAAAGAAATATGACGTTTGTCTTCGGCAGGCGTAACAACGATTAGTCTTCTTATGTTGtaactttgtcccattcttatatgggggtCGCTGTGATCTGGTtctgtataaatatttttcatagtctctttacccgggtttggggcggcactgacttggctggatTGCCCACCAGTGGCCAGGTTGCGTAATAAGAAATAGTGGgaaaaattaatgatagtaatgataataatgataattatattaataacagtagcagtcataataatatggtgatgataataatgataatgatgatgatgatgatgataattatgattataataatgataataatgatgatgatgatgatgataataatgataataataatcatgaggataatattcataataatgattttaataataatggtaatagtaataatgatcacattcataacaacaacaacaaaaatgttaataagattaataatgaggCTTATGAAAAGACTAAACGCATTATTCCTCGGCAGCTGTGTCGAGGATGAAGACAAAGGCTTGGCCCTCGGGGTAGTGACCGTCTTCATCAGCCTCTTCGGTCTCATCCCTTCGCCCATTATGTTAGGCGCCGTAATAGGTGAGTGTTATAAATCTCTTACCTCGATAAAACTAAGATCGACGTCAATTTAACTTTCTAATATGAATTTATCTGtttagtttacatttatatttgtccATTTAATTCACACCCATACCGCTCAGACTCAGCGTGCCTCGTGTGGGATACGTCGTGTGGAATGACAGGAAACTGCTGGCTGTATGACTCCGATGCTTTCAGAACTATACTGCACTTAGTTCCTGCGGGTGAGATATACGAGCTGTAAAAGGCTTTTGATCCTCTACAGTCCTtatttaaagacatttctctTGTGCTACGTCTGTAAATCACATAAAGACAGATGAATATACATAGAGACAAAAGGTGTTTTCTTACTTGTACTGAAAACTAAGAACGCAAACGTACAGTCCCGGGAGTAAGTCTTCATCGTTTTTCGAGATCACAAACTTAAATAACGATATCCACGTTTCCATTCCCTTCGTGCAGTGATCGTCTTCATCTCTGTCTTTGGTGACATCGTCGTGTTCCACTATAGTCATCAGTTGGACCTGTacggcgagagggaggaggacgtgCATCTGAAAGACCTCAAGGACCAGAGTGAGGAATCGAAACCCTTGAATGCGGCGAAGGGGGACGGCGGTTTCGAGATGGGTCTGCAGTGACGAGTATGCGATGAAAACACTCGCAGTATCTCATTACTTCATCATTACTTTATGTTATGTACAGCGGTTCTCTTAACTGTAGATATTATTTGTAGAAGATACGTGATTCTCGTAACACTCATTTTTGACTACCTACTCATTAGTACTAATATATCTTAAGTAAATGGTACCATTATAAACATACTGTAGATTGCTATGTTCTTTGTGTATATAGGCTTTACGTTGAtttgtacaaataaataaaatttaataactatCATCTACAGCTTTTCTGTGTCTTATTATGAAAATCACTAAAAttagatacatataaacacacacacgtgtgtttatatgtagagcgcgcgtgtgtgtgtgtgtgtttgtgtttgtattatatatatatatatatatatatatatatatatatatatatatatatatatatatatgtagtatgtgtatatatatatatattatatatatattttatatatatatatatatatgtatgtatgtgtatatatatatatcatatatatatatatatatatatatgtatatatatatatatatatatatattatatatatatatatatatatatatatatatatattgtgtgtgtgtgtgtgtgtgtgtgtgtgtgtgtgtgtgtgtgtgtgtgtttatatatatatatatatatatatatataatatatatatatatatatatatatatatatatatatatatatatatatatatattatggggtgtgttgatatatatatatatatacatatatatatatatatatatatatatatatatatatatatatatatatattataatctcacacactcacacacacacacacacacacacacacacacacacacacacacacacacacacacacacacacacacacacacacacacacacacacatatatatatatatatatatatatatatatatatatatatatatatatatatatatatattgtgtgtgtgtgtgtgtgtttgtgtgtgtgtgtgttgtgtgtgtgttttgtgtggtgtggtgtgtgtatgtaatttgtatatatgtatatatgtatatatttgtatatattatatatttatattatatatgtatatatgtatatatgttatatatgtatattatatatatatatatatatatatatatatatattatatatattatatatatatatatatatatatatatatatatatatatatatatatatatatacatgtatttgagagagagagagagagattttatatatatatatatatatatatatatatatatatatatatatatatatatatatgtatatacatatatccctttaccgtctgatttttttatgcattcaataaattattttataaagaatttatgtgtttctagagtaaagggaaaaggataaatgaaaaaatcatcaaaaatatttttatttataaaaatccataaacagGACTTTGAGATCCACTTGGGCTTGAGACATAAAATTGGAAACTGGCCT harbors:
- the LOC119573412 gene encoding solute carrier organic anion transporter family member 74D-like isoform X2; amino-acid sequence: MTQKKKFINGGLKPQILPTTHSRAATRAKEDEVLSLLTEGEAEDTICGLGSCKPTWLQFLARKECYLLVYCGIALIQGMFFTYTVSVISTIEKRFKLTSKESGAFLSGNDISQVILAMFLGYYGNFGHRPRWMGVGVMFAAASCFMALLPHLLYGPGQEAIDLAEASSSAATTLLANVSNVASQKKKNDLCFSPYESTCTGEDGGNYSYYGAVVIFFISQFFVGIAISVFFTIGVTYLDDNISKKTYPIYYAATLLLRILGPVLGYLMGGNFLSMWIDPTKRPNLTQRDPRWLGAWWLGFLVLGCVLVVLGNLLFLFPRKLPATLRREARAILKQAQKDSEEGENRGVEFFVKKAMAKKVERKPTLANLKKALKRIFTNKIWIANLFNTTTYILAVSGYWSFKPKYLENQFRKSAAEANYYTGVTSLASVILGTGLGGAVMRWARPSPRFVTGYNIFVTLFVCAGFTSLMFIGCPKLEVVGPVAGSPLPGCSSNCGCSDRFSPMCSEDQTTLFYSPCYAGCTAIDTSVSPIVYSNCSCIANTTNPFTASHNATGDTSDVPFGSGVSGYCPEPCDSFFYYLIIKIIISTVTATGRVGSSVINLRCVEDEDKGLALGVVTVFISLFGLIPSPIMLGAVIDSACLVWDTSCGMTGNCWLYDSDAFRTILHLVPAVIVFISVFGDIVVFHYSHQLDLYGEREEDVHLKDLKDQSEESKPLNAAKGDGGFEMGLQ
- the LOC119573412 gene encoding solute carrier organic anion transporter family member 74D-like isoform X1 — its product is MRVPERLPGYSVPENALDCDHSLPSNLAAGEKLGRKRLYRDSSSSSLWNGFRTKAFTMTQKKKFINGGLKPQILPTTHSRAATRAKEDEVLSLLTEGEAEDTICGLGSCKPTWLQFLARKECYLLVYCGIALIQGMFFTYTVSVISTIEKRFKLTSKESGAFLSGNDISQVILAMFLGYYGNFGHRPRWMGVGVMFAAASCFMALLPHLLYGPGQEAIDLAEASSSAATTLLANVSNVASQKKKNDLCFSPYESTCTGEDGGNYSYYGAVVIFFISQFFVGIAISVFFTIGVTYLDDNISKKTYPIYYAATLLLRILGPVLGYLMGGNFLSMWIDPTKRPNLTQRDPRWLGAWWLGFLVLGCVLVVLGNLLFLFPRKLPATLRREARAILKQAQKDSEEGENRGVEFFVKKAMAKKVERKPTLANLKKALKRIFTNKIWIANLFNTTTYILAVSGYWSFKPKYLENQFRKSAAEANYYTGVTSLASVILGTGLGGAVMRWARPSPRFVTGYNIFVTLFVCAGFTSLMFIGCPKLEVVGPVAGSPLPGCSSNCGCSDRFSPMCSEDQTTLFYSPCYAGCTAIDTSVSPIVYSNCSCIANTTNPFTASHNATGDTSDVPFGSGVSGYCPEPCDSFFYYLIIKIIISTVTATGRVGSSVINLRCVEDEDKGLALGVVTVFISLFGLIPSPIMLGAVIDSACLVWDTSCGMTGNCWLYDSDAFRTILHLVPAVIVFISVFGDIVVFHYSHQLDLYGEREEDVHLKDLKDQSEESKPLNAAKGDGGFEMGLQ